One region of Hoeflea sp. 108 genomic DNA includes:
- a CDS encoding acetamidase/formamidase family protein encodes MCNNCNYTIHGRSHHFGWDNSFVPTERVTPGSTIEFECLDSSGGQFTPDSTVADVGKMDFAKVNPVTGPIYVEGAEPGDALKVTIEQFKPSGFGWTANIPGFGLLADDFKEPALNIWKYDAASLEPALFGKNGRVPLKPFAGTIGNALAETGLHSVVPPRRVGGNLDIRDLAAGTTLYLPVEVAGALFSVGDTHAAQGDGEVCGTAIESPMNVVLTLDLVKDARLKTPRFTTLGPVTRHLDAKGYEVTTGIGPDLMTGAKEAVAQMVDLLAGRYNMSAVDAYMLCSVCGDLRISEIVDMPNWVVSFYFPRCVFE; translated from the coding sequence ATGTGCAATAACTGCAACTACACCATCCATGGGCGTAGCCATCATTTCGGTTGGGACAACTCGTTTGTCCCAACCGAGAGGGTGACGCCCGGTTCGACCATCGAGTTCGAATGCCTGGATTCCTCCGGCGGCCAGTTCACGCCCGACAGTACCGTTGCCGACGTCGGCAAGATGGACTTCGCCAAGGTCAATCCTGTCACCGGACCGATCTATGTCGAGGGTGCCGAACCCGGCGACGCGCTCAAGGTGACGATCGAGCAGTTCAAGCCGTCAGGTTTCGGCTGGACGGCCAACATCCCGGGTTTCGGGCTGCTCGCCGACGACTTCAAGGAGCCGGCGCTCAACATCTGGAAGTATGACGCCGCCTCGCTCGAGCCCGCTCTGTTCGGCAAGAACGGGCGTGTGCCGCTGAAGCCCTTCGCTGGGACGATCGGCAACGCGCTGGCCGAAACGGGCCTGCATTCGGTGGTTCCGCCACGGCGCGTCGGCGGCAATCTCGACATTCGCGATCTGGCTGCGGGCACCACACTCTACCTTCCGGTGGAAGTGGCCGGAGCGCTTTTCTCGGTTGGCGACACCCACGCCGCGCAGGGCGACGGCGAGGTCTGCGGCACCGCCATCGAAAGCCCGATGAACGTCGTTTTGACGCTCGATCTGGTCAAGGACGCCAGGCTGAAGACGCCGCGCTTCACCACGCTCGGTCCGGTAACCCGCCACCTTGACGCCAAGGGCTATGAGGTCACCACCGGCATCGGTCCGGATCTGATGACCGGCGCCAAAGAAGCGGTGGCCCAGATGGTCGACCTTCTTGCCGGCCGCTACAACATGAGCGCCGTCGATGCCTACATGCTGTGCTCCGTCTGCGGCGACCTGAGGATCAGCGAGATCGTCGACATGCCGAACTGGGTGGTGTCGTTCTACTTCCCAAGGTGCGTGTTTGAATGA
- a CDS encoding ABC transporter ATP-binding protein, with protein MSALGAGSPGEGRAEGLPVLAVSDLTVSVRGEDGERAIVSDLSFTLRRGETLCIAGESGSGKSITSLAIMGLLPQPAARISAGSIRLGETEISQMPEGQLREVRGNRIAMIFQEPMTSLNPVLTIGRQLTEAIRTHGDVPKAEARRRAIEAMKAVRIPDAEGRFRQYPHELSGGMRQRVMIAMALALKPDVLIADEPTTALDVTVQGEVLELLRDLQKMQGTSVILITHDMGVVAEMADRVIVMRHGRKVEEGATLDIFERPQAEYTRELLAAVPKMGAGRARSVQADEAAVPVTVPVASIRDLHVRFDLHGGFFGRVDRRVHAVEGINFDIAPNETVSLVGESGCGKSTTAKAIAGLVPFAGEIAINGRNLASLDRAGRMAVKRDVQMIFQDPYASLDPRMRVGELVAEPLLIHGLGSVRERRDQVAHLFERVGLSADQMERYPHEFSGGQRQRICIARALALKPRLIIADESVSALDVSVQARVLGLLRELQAEFGLSYLFISHDMAVVENISDRVAVMYLGQIVEMGTREQIFANPRHPYTKRLLSAVPQPDPRQRRGSFERLDREIPSPVRKVGDPPKRLDLADVGGGHLVALG; from the coding sequence ATGAGCGCGCTTGGCGCGGGATCACCAGGAGAGGGCAGGGCTGAAGGCCTGCCCGTTCTCGCGGTCTCCGACCTCACCGTGTCGGTCCGCGGCGAGGATGGCGAACGCGCCATCGTCAGCGATCTGTCGTTTACGCTCCGGCGTGGCGAAACCCTGTGCATCGCCGGCGAATCCGGGTCCGGCAAGTCGATCACGTCGCTGGCGATCATGGGGCTTTTGCCTCAGCCGGCCGCGCGCATCTCGGCGGGCTCGATCCGGCTCGGTGAGACCGAGATTTCGCAGATGCCTGAAGGACAGCTCAGGGAGGTTCGCGGCAACCGCATCGCCATGATTTTCCAGGAGCCGATGACTTCGCTCAATCCGGTGCTGACCATCGGCCGGCAGCTGACCGAGGCGATCAGGACGCATGGCGACGTTCCCAAGGCAGAGGCGCGCCGCAGGGCCATAGAGGCGATGAAGGCGGTTCGCATTCCTGATGCCGAGGGCCGCTTCAGGCAGTATCCGCATGAACTCTCTGGCGGCATGCGCCAGCGCGTCATGATCGCCATGGCCTTGGCGCTGAAGCCCGACGTGCTCATAGCCGACGAGCCGACGACGGCCCTCGACGTCACCGTCCAGGGCGAGGTGCTGGAGCTTTTGCGCGACCTGCAGAAGATGCAGGGCACGAGTGTCATCCTGATCACCCACGATATGGGCGTGGTTGCCGAGATGGCCGACCGCGTCATCGTCATGCGCCATGGCCGCAAGGTCGAGGAAGGCGCGACGCTCGACATCTTCGAGCGCCCCCAGGCCGAGTATACCCGCGAACTCTTGGCCGCAGTGCCGAAGATGGGAGCCGGCAGGGCAAGGTCTGTACAGGCAGACGAAGCCGCGGTGCCGGTGACGGTCCCTGTGGCCAGCATCCGCGACCTGCATGTACGCTTCGATCTGCATGGTGGGTTCTTCGGGAGGGTCGACCGGCGCGTGCATGCGGTGGAGGGGATCAACTTCGATATCGCCCCCAACGAGACCGTTTCCCTGGTGGGTGAATCCGGCTGCGGCAAGTCGACCACCGCCAAGGCGATCGCCGGGCTGGTGCCTTTTGCCGGCGAGATTGCGATCAACGGCCGGAACCTTGCATCGCTCGACCGCGCCGGCAGGATGGCCGTCAAGCGCGACGTGCAGATGATTTTCCAGGACCCTTACGCATCGCTCGATCCGCGCATGCGGGTTGGTGAACTCGTCGCCGAGCCGCTGCTGATCCATGGGCTCGGCTCGGTCCGCGAACGTCGCGATCAGGTGGCCCATCTCTTCGAACGGGTCGGGCTTTCGGCCGACCAGATGGAACGCTATCCGCATGAGTTCTCGGGCGGGCAGCGGCAACGCATCTGCATTGCCCGGGCGCTGGCGCTGAAGCCGCGCCTGATCATCGCCGACGAAAGCGTTTCGGCGCTGGATGTGTCGGTGCAGGCACGGGTGCTTGGGCTGCTGCGGGAACTGCAAGCCGAGTTCGGCCTGTCCTACCTGTTCATTTCCCATGACATGGCGGTCGTCGAAAACATCTCCGACCGGGTCGCGGTCATGTATCTCGGGCAGATCGTCGAGATGGGCACGCGCGAGCAGATTTTCGCGAACCCGCGCCATCCCTACACCAAGCGGCTGCTGTCCGCTGTTCCGCAGCCCGATCCGCGGCAGCGGCGCGGCAGTTTCGAGCGCCTGGACAGGGAAATTCCGAGCCCGGTGCGCAAGGTGGGCGATCCGCCGAAGCGGCTCGACCTCGCCGATGTCGGCGGCGGCCACCTGGTGGCGCTCGGCTGA
- a CDS encoding NAD-dependent succinate-semialdehyde dehydrogenase yields the protein MTLHQSSHHPLLGQLADPSLLRQQAYIDGQWVDADGKVTIAVTDPATDAVLGTIPDMGAAETRRAIAAADRVRKEWAALAARERSAILRRWFELMLDNAEDLARIMTAEQGKPLSESRGEIRYAASFVEWYAEEAKRVYGDLIPAPKAQSRIMVMKQPVGVVAAVTPWNFPSAMITRKCAPALAAGCTVVIKPSEFTPYSALALAELAARAGIPAGVLNIVTGDAQAIGGEMTGNPIVRKVSFTGSTRVGKLLMQQSGATVKKVSMELGGNAPVIVFADADLDVAVHNVMASKFRNTGQTCICANRIYVEDAIHDAFIARFKAAVEALKVGNGFEDGVEQGPLINPAALTKVESHIADAVARGGKVATGGKAHRLGGTFFEPTILTDVDDTMLFTKEETFGPVAPVFRFTDEDEVIAAANATSAGLAAYIFTRDLDRMWRVTEALETGMVGVNEGLISNEVAPFGGIKESGVGREGSKYGIEEFLNLKYVCLTQNPRRAAS from the coding sequence ATGACCTTGCATCAGAGTTCGCACCATCCCCTCCTCGGACAGTTGGCCGATCCGTCGCTGTTGCGGCAGCAGGCCTATATCGACGGCCAATGGGTCGATGCCGACGGCAAGGTGACGATCGCGGTGACCGATCCGGCCACCGATGCCGTCCTCGGCACGATCCCCGACATGGGCGCTGCCGAAACCCGCAGGGCCATCGCGGCGGCCGACCGGGTCCGCAAGGAATGGGCAGCCCTTGCCGCACGCGAGCGGTCCGCAATCCTGCGCCGCTGGTTCGAGCTGATGCTCGACAACGCCGAGGACCTGGCTCGAATCATGACGGCCGAGCAGGGCAAGCCACTCTCCGAAAGCCGTGGTGAGATTCGCTACGCGGCGTCCTTCGTCGAGTGGTATGCCGAAGAGGCCAAGCGCGTCTATGGCGACCTCATCCCGGCGCCCAAGGCGCAGTCGCGCATCATGGTGATGAAGCAGCCAGTCGGGGTGGTGGCCGCGGTCACGCCGTGGAATTTCCCCAGCGCGATGATCACCCGCAAATGTGCGCCTGCGCTCGCCGCCGGCTGTACCGTCGTGATCAAGCCCTCCGAGTTCACGCCCTATTCGGCGCTGGCCCTTGCCGAACTTGCCGCTCGCGCCGGAATTCCGGCCGGCGTGCTCAACATCGTCACCGGCGACGCCCAGGCGATTGGCGGCGAGATGACCGGCAATCCGATCGTGCGCAAGGTGAGCTTCACCGGCTCGACGCGCGTCGGCAAGCTCCTGATGCAGCAGTCCGGCGCCACCGTGAAGAAGGTGTCGATGGAGCTCGGCGGCAACGCGCCGGTCATCGTCTTTGCCGACGCCGACCTCGATGTCGCCGTGCACAACGTCATGGCCTCGAAGTTCCGCAACACCGGCCAAACCTGCATCTGCGCCAACCGCATCTATGTCGAGGACGCCATCCATGACGCCTTCATTGCCCGCTTCAAGGCGGCGGTCGAGGCGCTCAAGGTCGGCAATGGTTTCGAAGACGGGGTCGAGCAGGGGCCGCTGATCAACCCGGCGGCGCTGACCAAGGTCGAGAGTCACATCGCCGATGCCGTCGCGAGGGGCGGCAAGGTCGCCACCGGCGGCAAGGCGCATAGGCTCGGCGGCACCTTCTTCGAGCCGACCATCCTGACCGATGTCGACGACACCATGCTGTTCACCAAGGAAGAGACCTTTGGACCGGTGGCGCCGGTGTTCCGCTTCACCGACGAGGACGAGGTGATCGCTGCCGCCAACGCCACCTCGGCGGGGCTGGCCGCCTACATCTTCACCCGCGACCTCGACCGCATGTGGCGCGTCACCGAGGCGCTCGAGACGGGTATGGTCGGCGTCAACGAAGGCCTGATCTCCAACGAAGTGGCGCCGTTCGGCGGCATCAAGGAATCCGGCGTTGGCCGGGAGGGCTCCAAATACGGAATCGAGGAGTTCCTGAACCTCAAATATGTCTGCCTGACGCAGAACCCGCGTCGGGCGGCCTCCTAG
- a CDS encoding transporter substrate-binding domain-containing protein, producing MTFSWRIQGHALGCLTALAMAGAMLAPVEAQAGKVLDNIKQKGNLTCGVGQAVPGFSAPAANGELAGIDIDYCKAMAAAILGDASKVTYRQTSYSERFVLLASGEIDVLAHDTTTTLNREGAQKARFTFPNYFDGYTFMVPKSLGVESPDQLADATVCILQGSTFEVNTENFFKSRGLKYTPLVLGTWEQLDAAFFGGRCDAFGGNYGNLAGSRVAHGNVDDYVIFPNFLTLEPYAPSVYGDDEELFVIARWVMAALIETERLGVTQANVQDMVAKSSDPEIQQLLGAKPGNGKDLGLSEDWVVKIVSAVGNYGESFERNLGKGSPMKLDRGLNDLWTKGGLMFAAPLR from the coding sequence ATGACGTTTTCCTGGAGGATTCAGGGCCACGCCCTGGGGTGCCTGACGGCACTCGCCATGGCCGGTGCGATGCTCGCGCCGGTCGAGGCGCAGGCCGGCAAGGTGCTCGACAATATCAAGCAGAAAGGCAACCTCACCTGCGGCGTCGGCCAGGCCGTTCCGGGCTTCTCGGCGCCGGCCGCCAATGGCGAGCTCGCCGGCATCGACATCGACTACTGCAAGGCGATGGCTGCCGCGATCCTCGGCGACGCCAGCAAGGTCACCTACCGCCAGACCTCGTATTCCGAGCGTTTCGTTTTGCTCGCCTCGGGCGAGATCGACGTGCTGGCCCATGACACGACGACCACGCTGAACCGTGAAGGCGCTCAGAAGGCCCGCTTCACCTTCCCGAACTACTTCGACGGCTACACCTTCATGGTGCCCAAGTCGCTCGGCGTCGAAAGCCCTGACCAGTTGGCCGATGCCACAGTCTGCATCCTGCAGGGCTCGACCTTCGAGGTGAACACCGAGAACTTCTTCAAGTCGCGCGGCCTCAAATACACCCCGCTGGTGCTCGGCACCTGGGAGCAGCTCGACGCGGCCTTCTTTGGCGGTCGTTGCGACGCCTTCGGCGGTAACTACGGCAACCTTGCCGGTTCGCGCGTCGCCCATGGCAATGTCGATGACTATGTCATCTTCCCGAACTTCCTGACCCTCGAGCCCTATGCGCCTTCGGTCTACGGCGACGACGAGGAACTCTTCGTGATCGCCCGCTGGGTGATGGCAGCGCTGATAGAGACCGAACGTCTCGGCGTCACCCAGGCGAATGTCCAGGACATGGTCGCCAAGTCGTCCGATCCGGAGATCCAGCAGCTTCTGGGCGCCAAGCCGGGCAACGGCAAGGATCTCGGCCTGTCGGAAGACTGGGTGGTCAAGATCGTCTCGGCCGTCGGCAACTACGGCGAAAGCTTCGAGCGCAATCTCGGCAAGGGCTCGCCGATGAAGCTCGACCGCGGTCTCAACGATCTGTGGACCAAGGGCGGCCTCATGTTCGCGGCGCCGTTGAGATGA
- a CDS encoding ABC transporter permease subunit (The N-terminal region of this protein, as described by TIGR01726, is a three transmembrane segment that identifies a subfamily of ABC transporter permease subunits, which specificities that include histidine, arginine, glutamine, glutamate, L-cystine (sic), the opines (in Agrobacterium) octopine and nopaline, etc.) codes for MTFVVAATAVVAWLSYNFSANLAAKGIVIDFGFLREATSFPIGESIIAYSSGDTYLRALTAGLLNTIRLALASIVLASVFGVLVGLAARIGHPLLTRLAKAYVEFTRNVPLLLILVVCATAVRALPNPRQAWAPVDGVMLSSRGLYMPLPVFADGMALAIAALGLVVASWSVWYLALRSKNETGIFPVLGKLGLAGCGAAFIALCFWAVAMTTLDRPALVGFNFRGGWSVTPEYLAMLFGLAFYTSGFIAEIVRGSLAALPKGQSEAAASLGLGSFLTLWLVLAPQALRLMLPPLANQYLNLIKNTTLAVLIGYPDLVSVGNTALNQTGRAIETVTIYLLIYLSLSLVTSVVIRRLERRAQLVKL; via the coding sequence GTGACGTTTGTTGTGGCAGCCACCGCCGTCGTGGCGTGGCTGTCATACAACTTCTCTGCCAATCTGGCCGCCAAGGGCATCGTCATCGACTTCGGCTTCCTGCGCGAGGCAACGTCGTTCCCGATCGGCGAGTCGATCATCGCCTACAGCTCCGGCGACACCTATCTCAGGGCGTTGACTGCCGGGCTGCTCAATACCATCAGGCTGGCGCTCGCCAGCATCGTTTTGGCTTCCGTGTTCGGTGTGCTCGTCGGTCTGGCTGCCCGCATCGGCCATCCCCTGCTGACGCGGCTTGCCAAGGCCTATGTCGAATTTACCCGCAATGTGCCGCTGCTGCTGATCCTCGTGGTCTGCGCCACTGCCGTGCGCGCCCTGCCGAACCCGCGCCAAGCCTGGGCGCCGGTGGATGGCGTGATGCTTTCCAGCCGTGGCCTCTACATGCCGTTGCCCGTCTTCGCCGACGGCATGGCCTTGGCCATTGCAGCACTGGGGCTGGTCGTTGCGTCCTGGAGCGTCTGGTATCTGGCGCTGCGCAGCAAGAATGAGACCGGCATCTTCCCTGTTCTCGGCAAGCTTGGTCTGGCCGGCTGCGGCGCGGCGTTCATTGCGCTGTGCTTCTGGGCCGTCGCCATGACGACGCTCGACCGTCCGGCCCTTGTCGGCTTCAATTTCCGCGGCGGCTGGAGCGTGACGCCTGAATATCTGGCGATGCTGTTCGGCCTTGCCTTCTACACCTCCGGCTTCATCGCCGAGATCGTCCGCGGCAGCCTGGCGGCACTTCCCAAGGGCCAGTCGGAGGCGGCGGCCTCGCTGGGGCTGGGGTCGTTCCTGACACTCTGGCTGGTGTTGGCGCCGCAGGCGCTGCGGCTGATGCTGCCGCCACTGGCCAACCAGTATCTCAACCTGATCAAGAACACGACGCTTGCCGTGCTGATCGGCTATCCCGACCTGGTCTCCGTCGGCAACACGGCGCTCAACCAGACCGGCCGGGCCATCGAGACCGTGACCATCTATCTCCTGATCTATCTGTCGCTCAGCCTTGTGACCTCTGTCGTCATCCGCAGGCTGGAACGGCGCGCCCAATTGGTGAAGCTATGA
- a CDS encoding amino acid ABC transporter permease — MSDVAIATVARDRPTFKARLSPYFKPWPHAAITVLGVLLLGYAALTLLRWAVLDATFGTATPDECRAAGGACWAMLTERYHIILFGSYPAGEYWRPALAVALVLSVLIASGFRQLWKPALLFAWIAVMVASLVLMAGGVFGLAPVSTSRWGGLPLTVGLSAFGIVLALPLSVLLALGRRSKSKVVKRFCDAYVEVVRGLPLLAVLFVASTMLPLLLPGGSMIDTILRAQIALILFQAAYLAEAIRSGLEAVPRGQTEAAQSLGLPDGLVSRLVVLPQAFRIALPAIINTFIESIKDTTLISVIGLIDVLGGARGAIADGTWMGFYREAYLAVGLAFFVFCYILSLHSRRLEQEFANERR; from the coding sequence ATGAGTGATGTCGCCATCGCCACGGTCGCCCGTGATCGTCCGACCTTCAAGGCTCGCCTGAGCCCCTATTTCAAGCCGTGGCCGCATGCCGCCATCACCGTGCTCGGTGTGCTGCTGCTCGGTTATGCGGCCCTGACGCTGCTCCGCTGGGCGGTGCTGGACGCCACCTTCGGCACCGCGACGCCCGACGAGTGCCGCGCCGCCGGCGGGGCGTGCTGGGCGATGCTGACCGAGCGCTACCACATCATTTTGTTCGGCAGCTATCCGGCCGGCGAGTACTGGCGTCCGGCGCTCGCCGTGGCTCTCGTCCTTTCCGTGCTGATTGCCAGCGGCTTCAGGCAGCTGTGGAAGCCGGCGCTCCTGTTCGCCTGGATCGCGGTGATGGTGGCGAGCCTTGTGCTGATGGCTGGCGGGGTGTTTGGCCTTGCCCCCGTTTCGACCAGCCGCTGGGGCGGCCTGCCGCTGACGGTCGGCCTGTCTGCCTTCGGCATCGTACTGGCGCTGCCGCTGTCGGTGCTGCTGGCGCTCGGGCGCCGCTCCAAGAGCAAGGTGGTGAAGCGCTTCTGCGACGCCTATGTCGAGGTCGTGCGCGGCTTGCCGCTGCTGGCTGTCCTGTTCGTCGCCTCGACGATGCTGCCGCTGCTGTTGCCTGGCGGCAGCATGATTGACACGATCCTGCGCGCCCAGATCGCCCTGATCCTGTTCCAGGCGGCCTATCTGGCCGAGGCGATCCGCTCCGGTCTTGAGGCGGTTCCGAGGGGGCAGACGGAAGCTGCGCAGAGCCTCGGCCTGCCGGATGGGCTGGTGTCGCGGCTGGTGGTTTTGCCGCAGGCGTTCCGAATCGCCCTGCCGGCGATCATCAACACCTTCATCGAGTCGATCAAGGACACCACGCTGATCAGCGTCATCGGCCTGATCGACGTGCTGGGTGGCGCACGCGGGGCTATTGCAGATGGCACCTGGATGGGCTTTTACCGTGAAGCATATCTGGCCGTCGGTCTCGCCTTCTTCGTGTTCTGCTATATCCTGTCGCTCCACTCGCGGCGGCTCGAGCAGGAATTTGCCAATGAACGCAGGTAA
- a CDS encoding GntR family transcriptional regulator has translation MLDERRQVYKSLVQDTLNEQIYRQIKEKLITGEFRPGDRLVLRKLSATLGTSPVPVRDALQKLESIGALRLERTFYVPNLTPGELAEIRDIRVALEGLSAERAAEHSSPETMVPLTSHFNALAKAASNNDASLFLRANARFHLEIARMANSPILFDMIEPLWLRMGPSVRMAKAQPGRLKEAIPPHEEALHAIAAHDGATARAAVLQDIVGCFGILANTGDDQP, from the coding sequence ATGCTCGATGAACGCAGGCAGGTCTATAAATCTCTGGTTCAGGACACCCTGAACGAGCAGATCTACAGGCAGATCAAGGAAAAGCTGATCACCGGCGAGTTCCGTCCCGGCGACAGGCTGGTGCTACGCAAGCTGTCGGCGACACTGGGAACCAGCCCGGTACCGGTGCGCGATGCGCTGCAGAAGCTGGAGAGCATCGGCGCGCTGAGGTTGGAGCGGACCTTCTACGTGCCCAATCTGACGCCGGGCGAACTGGCCGAGATCCGCGACATCCGCGTGGCGCTCGAAGGCCTTTCCGCCGAGCGCGCCGCCGAGCATTCGTCTCCCGAGACGATGGTGCCGCTGACAAGCCACTTCAACGCCCTAGCCAAGGCGGCGAGCAATAATGACGCAAGCCTGTTCCTGCGCGCCAACGCTCGCTTCCATCTCGAGATCGCGCGCATGGCGAACTCGCCGATCCTGTTCGACATGATCGAGCCGCTGTGGCTGCGCATGGGGCCGTCGGTGCGCATGGCCAAGGCGCAGCCCGGCCGCCTCAAGGAGGCCATCCCGCCCCATGAGGAGGCGCTGCACGCCATTGCCGCGCATGACGGTGCAACCGCCAGGGCGGCAGTGCTTCAGGACATAGTCGGGTGCTTCGGCATCCTGGCCAACACTGGCGACGACCAGCCATGA
- a CDS encoding aspartate aminotransferase family protein — protein MSRPNSTATRDIAHQLHPYTNAVRHAEIGPIVMDRGEGIYVFDDQGNRYIEGLAGLWSVAVGFGEKRLVAAATKQLDKLPYYHTFAHKSHMPSIELAEKLAEMAPEGLSHVFFTNSGSEANDTIVKLVWYYNNALGRPAKKKFLARTQGYHGVTVAAASLTGLPNNHRDFDLPAIPVRHLTCPHFYRFGKPGETEAQFVERLAAELEAVIAEEGADTIAAFIGEPLMSAGGVIPAPEGYWQKVQDICRRNDILVVADEVITGFGRLGTTFGSDYYGIKPDLMTLSKQITSSYQPLAAVMISDNIFKAVADNSGKIGTFGHGYTATGHPVATAVALENLAIIEERKLVENAAAMGEILQKRLGALAAHPLVGEVRGAGLIAGVELVADKATKARFEVPGKVGAYVFARAHHHGLIVRNILDTLAFCPPLIITEEQIETMVQAFERTLDDTAEWIAAGQPAY, from the coding sequence ATGTCCAGACCGAATTCCACCGCCACCCGCGACATCGCCCACCAACTCCACCCTTACACCAACGCCGTCCGCCATGCCGAGATCGGCCCGATCGTGATGGATCGCGGCGAGGGCATCTATGTCTTCGACGATCAGGGCAATCGCTACATCGAGGGCTTGGCAGGCCTGTGGAGCGTGGCTGTCGGCTTCGGCGAGAAGCGCCTGGTGGCGGCGGCGACGAAACAGCTCGACAAGCTGCCCTACTACCACACATTCGCCCACAAGTCGCACATGCCCTCGATCGAGCTCGCCGAGAAGCTCGCCGAGATGGCGCCCGAAGGCCTGTCGCATGTCTTCTTCACCAATTCAGGCTCGGAAGCCAATGACACCATCGTCAAGCTGGTCTGGTACTACAACAACGCGCTCGGCCGCCCGGCGAAGAAGAAGTTCCTGGCGCGCACCCAGGGCTATCATGGCGTCACCGTTGCCGCCGCCAGCCTGACCGGCCTGCCCAACAACCATCGCGACTTCGACCTGCCGGCGATCCCGGTCCGCCACCTGACCTGCCCCCATTTCTACCGCTTCGGCAAGCCGGGCGAGACAGAGGCGCAGTTCGTCGAGCGACTGGCTGCCGAGCTGGAAGCGGTGATTGCCGAAGAGGGCGCCGACACCATCGCCGCCTTCATCGGCGAGCCGCTGATGTCGGCAGGCGGCGTCATCCCAGCACCTGAAGGCTATTGGCAGAAGGTACAGGACATTTGCCGCCGCAACGATATCCTCGTCGTCGCCGACGAGGTCATCACCGGCTTCGGCCGCCTCGGCACGACCTTCGGCTCCGACTACTACGGCATCAAGCCGGACCTGATGACGCTGTCGAAGCAGATCACCTCGTCCTACCAGCCGCTGGCCGCCGTGATGATCTCGGACAACATCTTCAAGGCGGTAGCCGACAACAGCGGCAAGATCGGCACCTTCGGCCACGGCTACACTGCAACCGGCCACCCCGTCGCCACCGCCGTTGCCCTGGAAAATCTGGCGATCATCGAAGAGCGCAAGCTGGTCGAGAACGCCGCCGCCATGGGAGAAATCCTGCAGAAGCGGCTTGGCGCGCTTGCCGCGCACCCGCTGGTGGGCGAGGTGCGTGGCGCCGGCCTGATCGCCGGCGTCGAGCTGGTGGCCGACAAGGCCACCAAGGCGCGCTTCGAGGTGCCGGGCAAGGTAGGCGCCTATGTCTTCGCCAGGGCCCACCATCACGGCCTGATCGTCCGCAACATCCTGGACACGCTCGCCTTCTGCCCGCCGCTGATCATCACCGAAGAGCAGATCGAGACAATGGTGCAGGCGTTCGAGCGGACCCTGGACGATACCGCCGAGTGGATCGCCGCCGGCCAGCCGGCCTACTGA
- a CDS encoding amino acid ABC transporter ATP-binding protein, giving the protein MAAENTVRADDLEVDRAKMHISTTDVAIDIVGMHKWYGEFNVLKDINLKVMRGERIVVCGPSGSGKSTMIRCINRLEEHQKGKIIVDGKELTNDLKKIDEVRREVGMVFQHFNLFPHLTILENCTLAPIWVRKTPKKQAEEQAMHFLRRVKIPEQANKYPGQLSGGQQQRVAIARSLCMNPRIMLFDEPTSALDPEMIKEVLETMVGLAEEGMTMLCVTHEMGFARKVANRVIFMDQGQIVEENTPAEFFDHPRHERTKLFLSQILH; this is encoded by the coding sequence ATGGCGGCTGAGAATACGGTGAGGGCCGACGATCTCGAGGTCGATCGCGCCAAGATGCATATCTCGACGACGGATGTCGCCATCGACATCGTCGGCATGCACAAGTGGTATGGCGAGTTCAACGTTCTGAAGGACATCAACCTCAAGGTCATGCGCGGCGAGCGCATCGTCGTCTGCGGCCCGTCGGGCTCGGGCAAGTCGACCATGATCCGCTGCATCAACCGGCTGGAAGAGCACCAGAAGGGCAAGATCATCGTCGACGGCAAGGAACTGACCAACGATCTCAAGAAGATCGACGAGGTCCGCCGTGAAGTCGGCATGGTGTTCCAGCACTTCAACCTGTTCCCGCATCTGACGATCCTGGAGAACTGCACGCTGGCGCCGATCTGGGTGCGCAAGACGCCGAAGAAGCAGGCCGAGGAGCAGGCGATGCACTTCCTGCGCCGGGTCAAGATCCCCGAGCAGGCCAACAAATATCCCGGCCAGCTGTCGGGCGGCCAGCAGCAGCGCGTGGCGATCGCACGCTCGCTGTGCATGAACCCGCGCATCATGCTGTTCGACGAGCCGACCTCGGCGCTCGACCCGGAGATGATCAAGGAAGTGCTGGAGACCATGGTGGGCCTCGCCGAAGAGGGCATGACCATGCTGTGCGTCACCCACGAGATGGGCTTTGCCCGCAAGGTCGCCAACCGGGTGATCTTCATGGATCAGGGCCAGATCGTCGAGGAGAACACCCCGGCCGAGTTCTTCGACCATCCGCGCCACGAGCGCACAAAACTCTTCCTCAGCCAGATCCTGCATTAG